One segment of Panicum virgatum strain AP13 chromosome 1K, P.virgatum_v5, whole genome shotgun sequence DNA contains the following:
- the LOC120713700 gene encoding uncharacterized protein LOC120713700 isoform X9, which produces MNMMAWLRPNITTSAAIYGMDGLGVPMDDSGNADCTPKSDSQFDLAAFYEAVKPSIWKLVFLIWFLSSGHINSVQHIGWFNVKREIFSIMNMLILHHIVFLSILFTRTPGCSTFLSTEIFHCDRSLLNLMFLGAFWLVNEY; this is translated from the exons ATGAATATGATGGCTTGGCTGCGTCCTAACATCACAACATCAGCTGCAATTTATGGGATGGATGGCCTTGGTGTGCCGATGGATGATAGTGGTAATGCTGATTGCACACCGAAAAGTGATTCACAGTTTGATCTTGCTGCTTTTTATGAGGCAGTTAAGCCTTCGAT ATGGAAGTTGGTCTTCCTAATTTGGTTCCTCAGCTCAGGCCATATCAACTCCGTGCAGCACATTGGATGGTTCAACGTGAAAAGGGAAATATTCTCCATCATGAATATGTTAATTCTACACCATATTGTGTTCCTATCGATTTTATTCACGAGAACTCCAGGATGTTCTACATTCCTTTCAA CGGAAATATTTCATTGCGACAGGagccttctcaaccttatgtttCTGGGGGCATTTTGGCTG GTCAACGAGTATTGA
- the LOC120713700 gene encoding wiskott-Aldrich syndrome protein homolog 1-like isoform X5, protein MESPPSAPASDGFPSPPSAPSPAITLSSIPIHFFGHQRSRTPPLSLAGRAHSPPPLPPLASDDGAACVARRGRGSRPAQPGRGARSPAVSARQPRLLAGGEWAPDGLPPRSRTSAAHPRALLPSSPAEGEAPPPVPTPRTSTASFPFSSAQTEGEGREHAQELGGLLRLGTFCRNSSPTAKSAPPAVHSGGKVELKRRGSLHWTNRWKLVFLIWFLSSGHINSVQHIGWFNVKREIFSIMNMLILHHIVFLSILFTRTPGCSTFLSTEIFHCDRSLLNLMFLGAFWLEPCNDMYMRREACGRGRHG, encoded by the exons ATGGAATCCCCTCCCTCCGCGCCCGCCTCTGATGGATTCCCTTCCCCTCCCTCCGCACCATCACCGGCAATCACGCTATCTTCCATCCCGATCCATTTTTTCGGCCACCAGAGATCACGCACCCCTCCGCTCTCTCTTGCGGGTCGCGCCCACtcacctcctccccttccccctcTCGCCTCCGACGACGGAGCGGCCTGCGTAGCCAGGCGGGGCCGCGGCTCGCGACCAGCACAGCCGGGCAGGGGCGCGCGCAGCCCTGCGGTGAGCGCGCGGCAGCCCCGGTTGCTTGCCGGCGGCGAGTGGGCCCCGGATGGGCTGCCGCCCCGCTCCCGCACCTCCGCTGCGCATCCCCGGGCCCTGCTGCCCTCTTCCCCGGCCGAAGGAGAAGCCCCGCCGCCGGTCCCAACCCCTCGCACATCGACGGCCTCCTTCCCGTTCTCCTCCGCCCAAACCGAAGGTGAAGGTCGGGAGCACGCCCAGGAGCTCGGTGGGCTCCTCCGACTAGGCACATTCTGCCGCAACTCCTCCCCCACGGCCAAGTCTGCACCACCCGCT GTACATTCAGGTGGCAAGGTAGAGTTGAAGAGGAGAGGAAGCTTGCACTGGACAAATAG ATGGAAGTTGGTCTTCCTAATTTGGTTCCTCAGCTCAGGCCATATCAACTCCGTGCAGCACATTGGATGGTTCAACGTGAAAAGGGAAATATTCTCCATCATGAATATGTTAATTCTACACCATATTGTGTTCCTATCGATTTTATTCACGAGAACTCCAGGATGTTCTACATTCCTTTCAA CGGAAATATTTCATTGCGACAGGagccttctcaaccttatgtttCTGGGGGCATTTTGGCTG GAACCATGCAACGACATGTATATGAGGCGAGAAGCGTGCGGACGGGggaggcatggctag
- the LOC120713700 gene encoding wiskott-Aldrich syndrome protein homolog 1-like isoform X7 — MESPPSAPASDGFPSPPSAPSPAITLSSIPIHFFGHQRSRTPPLSLAGRAHSPPPLPPLASDDGAACVARRGRGSRPAQPGRGARSPAVSARQPRLLAGGEWAPDGLPPRSRTSAAHPRALLPSSPAEGEAPPPVPTPRTSTASFPFSSAQTEGEGREHAQELGGLLRLGTFCRNSSPTAKSAPPAVHSGGKVELKRRGSLHWTNRWKLVFLIWFLSSGHINSVQHIGWFNVKREIFSIMNMLILHHIVFLSILFTRTPGCSTFLSTEIFHCDRSLLNLMFLGAFWLVQRYCA, encoded by the exons ATGGAATCCCCTCCCTCCGCGCCCGCCTCTGATGGATTCCCTTCCCCTCCCTCCGCACCATCACCGGCAATCACGCTATCTTCCATCCCGATCCATTTTTTCGGCCACCAGAGATCACGCACCCCTCCGCTCTCTCTTGCGGGTCGCGCCCACtcacctcctccccttccccctcTCGCCTCCGACGACGGAGCGGCCTGCGTAGCCAGGCGGGGCCGCGGCTCGCGACCAGCACAGCCGGGCAGGGGCGCGCGCAGCCCTGCGGTGAGCGCGCGGCAGCCCCGGTTGCTTGCCGGCGGCGAGTGGGCCCCGGATGGGCTGCCGCCCCGCTCCCGCACCTCCGCTGCGCATCCCCGGGCCCTGCTGCCCTCTTCCCCGGCCGAAGGAGAAGCCCCGCCGCCGGTCCCAACCCCTCGCACATCGACGGCCTCCTTCCCGTTCTCCTCCGCCCAAACCGAAGGTGAAGGTCGGGAGCACGCCCAGGAGCTCGGTGGGCTCCTCCGACTAGGCACATTCTGCCGCAACTCCTCCCCCACGGCCAAGTCTGCACCACCCGCT GTACATTCAGGTGGCAAGGTAGAGTTGAAGAGGAGAGGAAGCTTGCACTGGACAAATAG ATGGAAGTTGGTCTTCCTAATTTGGTTCCTCAGCTCAGGCCATATCAACTCCGTGCAGCACATTGGATGGTTCAACGTGAAAAGGGAAATATTCTCCATCATGAATATGTTAATTCTACACCATATTGTGTTCCTATCGATTTTATTCACGAGAACTCCAGGATGTTCTACATTCCTTTCAA CGGAAATATTTCATTGCGACAGGagccttctcaaccttatgtttCTGGGGGCATTTTGGCTG GTACAGAGGTATTGCGCCTAG
- the LOC120713685 gene encoding probable protein phosphatase 2C 26, translating into MGSGASRLLTACACSRPAPAPADDGPCLDDALGHSFCYAANSAAAAGHSSSFRHAISGAALSANSSVPVPIYHSSSAGGGMPPQYSSAFHTSSSFSSAPLQLSNLSSGPLFLSGPIDRAGQLSGPLDQAVPFSGPLPAKPTKPAPSSSSRGFSRRFRKPSFGSLRRSVSEKNRPCVVPLRREDGVQWAHGRAGEDRVHVVVSEDQRWLFVGIYDGFNGPEAPDFLVANLYRYLLRELRGIFYEEADPDSKRLWQFLADGDDEGSELDFSGSGRFALSLARLKEQRHPIWAHAAAAGGDDGQSGREGGVKRLTAAPAVRDHSAVLTALTRALASTESAYLDMTNQSMGTHPELAVTGACLLVALLRDDDVYVMNLGDSRAIVAQRRDDDDDCVLGTMRVEDIGVGLETDARIHGYSAIGLEALQLSTDHSTSIEEEVQRIKREHPDDDQCIVNDRVKGRLKVTRAFGAGYLKQAKLNDGLLEMFRNEYIGDTPYISCTPSLCHHKLSTRDQFLVLSSDGLYQYLSNEEVVLHVENFMERFPEGDPAQSLIEELLSRAAKKAGMDFYELLDIPQGDRRKYHDDVTIMVISLEGRIWKSSGTYV; encoded by the exons ATGGGCAGCGGCGCGTCGCGGCTGCTCACCGCGTGCGCGTgctcgcggccggcgccggcgcccgcggacgACGGGCCGTGCCTGGACGACGCGCTCGGCCACTCCTTCTGCTACGCCGccaactccgccgccgccgcgggccactCGTCCTCCTTCCGCCACGCCATCTCCGGCGCCGCGCTCTCCGCCAACTCGTCCGTGCCCGTGCCGATCTACCACTCGTcgtccgccggcggcggcatgccgCCGCAGTACTCCTCCGCGTTCCACACATCCTCGTCCTTCTCCTCCGCGCCGCTGCAGCTCTCCAACCTCTCCTCGGGGCCGCTCTTCCTCTCCGGGCCCATCGACCGCGCCGGGCAGCTCTCCGGCCCGCTCGACCAGGCCGTGCCCTTCTCCGGCCCGCTCCCAGCGAAGCCCACCAAGCCCGccccctcgtcgtcgtcgcgagGCTTCTCGAGGCGGTTCCGGAAGCCGTCGTTCGGCAGCTTGCGGCGGAGCGTCTCGGAGAAGAACCGGCCCTGCGTCGTGCCGCTCCGTCGCGAGGACGGTGTGCAGTGGGCGcacggccgcgccggcgaggaccGCGTCCACGTGGTGGTCTCCGAGGACCAGCGGTGGCTCTTCGTCGGCATCTACGACGGCTTCAACGGCCCCGAGGCCCCCGACTTCCTGGTCGCCAACCTCTACCGCTACCTTCTGCGCGAGCTCCGCGGGATCTTCTACGAAGAGGCCGACCCGGACTCGAAGCGTCTGTGGCAGTTCCTGGCGGATGGCGACGACGAGGGCAGCGAGCTCGACTTCTCGGGCTCCGGCCGGTTCGCGCTGTCGCTCGCCAGGCTAAAGGAGCAGCGGCATCCCATATGGGcccacgctgctgctgctggtggtgacgACGGTCAAAGCGGCAGGGAGGGGGGAGTTAAGAGGTTgacggccgcgccggcggtgagggacCACAGTGCGGTACTGACCGCGCTCACCCGGGCGCTAGCTTCTACAGAGTCGGCGTACCTGGACATGACCAACCAATCGATGGGAACCCACCCGGAGCTGGCGGTGACCGGCGCGTGCCTGCTTGTGGCCCTGTTGAGGGACGACGACGTGTATGTAATGAACCTTGGGGACAGCCGCGCAATCGTGGCGCAGCGacgggatgatgatgatgattgtgTGCTTGGAACCATGCGCGTGGAGGACATTGGTGTGGGATTGGAGACCGATGCAAGGATCCATGGGTATTCTGCCATTGGGCTTGAGGCATTGCAGCTGTCTACTGATCATAGCACAAGCATTGAAGAG GAAGTGCAGAGGATCAAACGTGAACATCCAGATGATGATCAGTGTATTGTAAATGACAGAGTTAAGGGCCGTCTAAAAGTTACCCGTGCATTTGGGGCTGGGTATCTCAAACAG GCAAAACTGAATGACGGATTGCTAGAGATGTTTCGCAATGAGTACATAGGTGACACACCATATATATCATGCACACCCTCTCTTTGCCACCACAAGCTCTCCACAAGGGATCAATTTCTGGTTCTTTCTTCTGATGGCTTATATCAGTATCTGAGCAACGAGGAGGTAGTTCTACATGTTGAGAATTTCATGGAGAGGTTTCCTGAGGGTGATCCTGCCCAGAGTTTAATTGAGGAGCTACTCTCCCGTGCGGCAAAGAAAGCAG GTATGGACTTTTACGAGCTATTAGATATACCTCAAGGGGATCGCAGAAAATACCATGATGATGTCACCATCATGGTTATTTCTCTCGAAGGGAGAATCTGGAAATCCTCTGGAACATATGTGTGA
- the LOC120713700 gene encoding WAS/WASL-interacting protein family member 1-like isoform X2, giving the protein MESPPSAPASDGFPSPPSAPSPAITLSSIPIHFFGHQRSRTPPLSLAGRAHSPPPLPPLASDDGAACVARRGRGSRPAQPGRGARSPAVSARQPRLLAGGEWAPDGLPPRSRTSAAHPRALLPSSPAEGEAPPPVPTPRTSTASFPFSSAQTEGEGREHAQELGGLLRLGTFCRNSSPTAKSAPPAVHSGGKVELKRRGSLHWTNSNAEQMEVGLPNLVPQLRPYQLRAAHWMVQREKGNILHHEYVNSTPYCVPIDFIHENSRMFYIPFNGNISLRQEPSQPYVSGGILADEMGLGKTVELLACIFSPIVGHLQLAFLYPRTKLKWLK; this is encoded by the exons ATGGAATCCCCTCCCTCCGCGCCCGCCTCTGATGGATTCCCTTCCCCTCCCTCCGCACCATCACCGGCAATCACGCTATCTTCCATCCCGATCCATTTTTTCGGCCACCAGAGATCACGCACCCCTCCGCTCTCTCTTGCGGGTCGCGCCCACtcacctcctccccttccccctcTCGCCTCCGACGACGGAGCGGCCTGCGTAGCCAGGCGGGGCCGCGGCTCGCGACCAGCACAGCCGGGCAGGGGCGCGCGCAGCCCTGCGGTGAGCGCGCGGCAGCCCCGGTTGCTTGCCGGCGGCGAGTGGGCCCCGGATGGGCTGCCGCCCCGCTCCCGCACCTCCGCTGCGCATCCCCGGGCCCTGCTGCCCTCTTCCCCGGCCGAAGGAGAAGCCCCGCCGCCGGTCCCAACCCCTCGCACATCGACGGCCTCCTTCCCGTTCTCCTCCGCCCAAACCGAAGGTGAAGGTCGGGAGCACGCCCAGGAGCTCGGTGGGCTCCTCCGACTAGGCACATTCTGCCGCAACTCCTCCCCCACGGCCAAGTCTGCACCACCCGCT GTACATTCAGGTGGCAAGGTAGAGTTGAAGAGGAGAGGAAGCTTGCACTGGACAAATAG TAATGCGGAACAGATGGAAGTTGGTCTTCCTAATTTGGTTCCTCAGCTCAGGCCATATCAACTCCGTGCAGCACATTGGATGGTTCAACGTGAAAAGGGAAATATTCTCCATCATGAATATGTTAATTCTACACCATATTGTGTTCCTATCGATTTTATTCACGAGAACTCCAGGATGTTCTACATTCCTTTCAA CGGAAATATTTCATTGCGACAGGagccttctcaaccttatgtttCTGGGGGCATTTTGGCTG ATGAAATGGGCTTGGGCAAAACTGTCGAGCTTTTAGCTTGCATTTTTTCCCCCATAGTAGGTCATCTTCAATTGGCCTTTCTATATCCCAGAACAAAACTGAAATGGCTCAAATAA
- the LOC120713700 gene encoding WAS/WASL-interacting protein family member 1-like isoform X1 produces the protein MESPPSAPASDGFPSPPSAPSPAITLSSIPIHFFGHQRSRTPPLSLAGRAHSPPPLPPLASDDGAACVARRGRGSRPAQPGRGARSPAVSARQPRLLAGGEWAPDGLPPRSRTSAAHPRALLPSSPAEGEAPPPVPTPRTSTASFPFSSAQTEGEGREHAQELGGLLRLGTFCRNSSPTAKSAPPAVHSGGKVELKRRGSLHWTNSNAEQMEVGLPNLVPQLRPYQLRAAHWMVQREKGNILHHEYVNSTPYCVPIDFIHENSRMFYIPFNGNISLRQEPSQPYVSGGILAGQRVLSLYVGTEVLRLADLQKNDGLVWSCAYKYAHGHG, from the exons ATGGAATCCCCTCCCTCCGCGCCCGCCTCTGATGGATTCCCTTCCCCTCCCTCCGCACCATCACCGGCAATCACGCTATCTTCCATCCCGATCCATTTTTTCGGCCACCAGAGATCACGCACCCCTCCGCTCTCTCTTGCGGGTCGCGCCCACtcacctcctccccttccccctcTCGCCTCCGACGACGGAGCGGCCTGCGTAGCCAGGCGGGGCCGCGGCTCGCGACCAGCACAGCCGGGCAGGGGCGCGCGCAGCCCTGCGGTGAGCGCGCGGCAGCCCCGGTTGCTTGCCGGCGGCGAGTGGGCCCCGGATGGGCTGCCGCCCCGCTCCCGCACCTCCGCTGCGCATCCCCGGGCCCTGCTGCCCTCTTCCCCGGCCGAAGGAGAAGCCCCGCCGCCGGTCCCAACCCCTCGCACATCGACGGCCTCCTTCCCGTTCTCCTCCGCCCAAACCGAAGGTGAAGGTCGGGAGCACGCCCAGGAGCTCGGTGGGCTCCTCCGACTAGGCACATTCTGCCGCAACTCCTCCCCCACGGCCAAGTCTGCACCACCCGCT GTACATTCAGGTGGCAAGGTAGAGTTGAAGAGGAGAGGAAGCTTGCACTGGACAAATAG TAATGCGGAACAGATGGAAGTTGGTCTTCCTAATTTGGTTCCTCAGCTCAGGCCATATCAACTCCGTGCAGCACATTGGATGGTTCAACGTGAAAAGGGAAATATTCTCCATCATGAATATGTTAATTCTACACCATATTGTGTTCCTATCGATTTTATTCACGAGAACTCCAGGATGTTCTACATTCCTTTCAA CGGAAATATTTCATTGCGACAGGagccttctcaaccttatgtttCTGGGGGCATTTTGGCTG GTCAACGAGTATTGAGCTTGTACGTAGGTACAGAGGTATTGCGCCTAGCAGATTTGCAGAAGAACGATGGCCTTGTTTGGTCGTGTGCATATAAATATGCACATGGCCATGGTTGA
- the LOC120713700 gene encoding wiskott-Aldrich syndrome protein homolog 1-like isoform X3, with protein MESPPSAPASDGFPSPPSAPSPAITLSSIPIHFFGHQRSRTPPLSLAGRAHSPPPLPPLASDDGAACVARRGRGSRPAQPGRGARSPAVSARQPRLLAGGEWAPDGLPPRSRTSAAHPRALLPSSPAEGEAPPPVPTPRTSTASFPFSSAQTEGEGREHAQELGGLLRLGTFCRNSSPTAKSAPPAVHSGGKVELKRRGSLHWTNSNAEQMEVGLPNLVPQLRPYQLRAAHWMVQREKGNILHHEYVNSTPYCVPIDFIHENSRMFYIPFNGNISLRQEPSQPYVSGGILAGTEVLRLADLQKNDGLVWSCAYKYAHGHG; from the exons ATGGAATCCCCTCCCTCCGCGCCCGCCTCTGATGGATTCCCTTCCCCTCCCTCCGCACCATCACCGGCAATCACGCTATCTTCCATCCCGATCCATTTTTTCGGCCACCAGAGATCACGCACCCCTCCGCTCTCTCTTGCGGGTCGCGCCCACtcacctcctccccttccccctcTCGCCTCCGACGACGGAGCGGCCTGCGTAGCCAGGCGGGGCCGCGGCTCGCGACCAGCACAGCCGGGCAGGGGCGCGCGCAGCCCTGCGGTGAGCGCGCGGCAGCCCCGGTTGCTTGCCGGCGGCGAGTGGGCCCCGGATGGGCTGCCGCCCCGCTCCCGCACCTCCGCTGCGCATCCCCGGGCCCTGCTGCCCTCTTCCCCGGCCGAAGGAGAAGCCCCGCCGCCGGTCCCAACCCCTCGCACATCGACGGCCTCCTTCCCGTTCTCCTCCGCCCAAACCGAAGGTGAAGGTCGGGAGCACGCCCAGGAGCTCGGTGGGCTCCTCCGACTAGGCACATTCTGCCGCAACTCCTCCCCCACGGCCAAGTCTGCACCACCCGCT GTACATTCAGGTGGCAAGGTAGAGTTGAAGAGGAGAGGAAGCTTGCACTGGACAAATAG TAATGCGGAACAGATGGAAGTTGGTCTTCCTAATTTGGTTCCTCAGCTCAGGCCATATCAACTCCGTGCAGCACATTGGATGGTTCAACGTGAAAAGGGAAATATTCTCCATCATGAATATGTTAATTCTACACCATATTGTGTTCCTATCGATTTTATTCACGAGAACTCCAGGATGTTCTACATTCCTTTCAA CGGAAATATTTCATTGCGACAGGagccttctcaaccttatgtttCTGGGGGCATTTTGGCTG GTACAGAGGTATTGCGCCTAGCAGATTTGCAGAAGAACGATGGCCTTGTTTGGTCGTGTGCATATAAATATGCACATGGCCATGGTTGA
- the LOC120713700 gene encoding wiskott-Aldrich syndrome protein homolog 1-like isoform X8, whose product MESPPSAPASDGFPSPPSAPSPAITLSSIPIHFFGHQRSRTPPLSLAGRAHSPPPLPPLASDDGAACVARRGRGSRPAQPGRGARSPAVSARQPRLLAGGEWAPDGLPPRSRTSAAHPRALLPSSPAEGEAPPPVPTPRTSTASFPFSSAQTEGEGREHAQELGGLLRLGTFCRNSSPTAKSAPPAVHSGGKVELKRRGSLHWTNRWKLVFLIWFLSSGHINSVQHIGWFNVKREIFSIMNMLILHHIVFLSILFTRTPGCSTFLSTEIFHCDRSLLNLMFLGAFWLVNEY is encoded by the exons ATGGAATCCCCTCCCTCCGCGCCCGCCTCTGATGGATTCCCTTCCCCTCCCTCCGCACCATCACCGGCAATCACGCTATCTTCCATCCCGATCCATTTTTTCGGCCACCAGAGATCACGCACCCCTCCGCTCTCTCTTGCGGGTCGCGCCCACtcacctcctccccttccccctcTCGCCTCCGACGACGGAGCGGCCTGCGTAGCCAGGCGGGGCCGCGGCTCGCGACCAGCACAGCCGGGCAGGGGCGCGCGCAGCCCTGCGGTGAGCGCGCGGCAGCCCCGGTTGCTTGCCGGCGGCGAGTGGGCCCCGGATGGGCTGCCGCCCCGCTCCCGCACCTCCGCTGCGCATCCCCGGGCCCTGCTGCCCTCTTCCCCGGCCGAAGGAGAAGCCCCGCCGCCGGTCCCAACCCCTCGCACATCGACGGCCTCCTTCCCGTTCTCCTCCGCCCAAACCGAAGGTGAAGGTCGGGAGCACGCCCAGGAGCTCGGTGGGCTCCTCCGACTAGGCACATTCTGCCGCAACTCCTCCCCCACGGCCAAGTCTGCACCACCCGCT GTACATTCAGGTGGCAAGGTAGAGTTGAAGAGGAGAGGAAGCTTGCACTGGACAAATAG ATGGAAGTTGGTCTTCCTAATTTGGTTCCTCAGCTCAGGCCATATCAACTCCGTGCAGCACATTGGATGGTTCAACGTGAAAAGGGAAATATTCTCCATCATGAATATGTTAATTCTACACCATATTGTGTTCCTATCGATTTTATTCACGAGAACTCCAGGATGTTCTACATTCCTTTCAA CGGAAATATTTCATTGCGACAGGagccttctcaaccttatgtttCTGGGGGCATTTTGGCTG GTCAACGAGTATTGA
- the LOC120713700 gene encoding wiskott-Aldrich syndrome protein homolog 1-like isoform X4, giving the protein MESPPSAPASDGFPSPPSAPSPAITLSSIPIHFFGHQRSRTPPLSLAGRAHSPPPLPPLASDDGAACVARRGRGSRPAQPGRGARSPAVSARQPRLLAGGEWAPDGLPPRSRTSAAHPRALLPSSPAEGEAPPPVPTPRTSTASFPFSSAQTEGEGREHAQELGGLLRLGTFCRNSSPTAKSAPPAVHSGGKVELKRRGSLHWTNSNAEQMEVGLPNLVPQLRPYQLRAAHWMVQREKGNILHHEYVNSTPYCVPIDFIHENSRMFYIPFNGNISLRQEPSQPYVSGGILAGTMQRHVYEARSVRTGEAWLAKR; this is encoded by the exons ATGGAATCCCCTCCCTCCGCGCCCGCCTCTGATGGATTCCCTTCCCCTCCCTCCGCACCATCACCGGCAATCACGCTATCTTCCATCCCGATCCATTTTTTCGGCCACCAGAGATCACGCACCCCTCCGCTCTCTCTTGCGGGTCGCGCCCACtcacctcctccccttccccctcTCGCCTCCGACGACGGAGCGGCCTGCGTAGCCAGGCGGGGCCGCGGCTCGCGACCAGCACAGCCGGGCAGGGGCGCGCGCAGCCCTGCGGTGAGCGCGCGGCAGCCCCGGTTGCTTGCCGGCGGCGAGTGGGCCCCGGATGGGCTGCCGCCCCGCTCCCGCACCTCCGCTGCGCATCCCCGGGCCCTGCTGCCCTCTTCCCCGGCCGAAGGAGAAGCCCCGCCGCCGGTCCCAACCCCTCGCACATCGACGGCCTCCTTCCCGTTCTCCTCCGCCCAAACCGAAGGTGAAGGTCGGGAGCACGCCCAGGAGCTCGGTGGGCTCCTCCGACTAGGCACATTCTGCCGCAACTCCTCCCCCACGGCCAAGTCTGCACCACCCGCT GTACATTCAGGTGGCAAGGTAGAGTTGAAGAGGAGAGGAAGCTTGCACTGGACAAATAG TAATGCGGAACAGATGGAAGTTGGTCTTCCTAATTTGGTTCCTCAGCTCAGGCCATATCAACTCCGTGCAGCACATTGGATGGTTCAACGTGAAAAGGGAAATATTCTCCATCATGAATATGTTAATTCTACACCATATTGTGTTCCTATCGATTTTATTCACGAGAACTCCAGGATGTTCTACATTCCTTTCAA CGGAAATATTTCATTGCGACAGGagccttctcaaccttatgtttCTGGGGGCATTTTGGCTG GAACCATGCAACGACATGTATATGAGGCGAGAAGCGTGCGGACGGGggaggcatggctagcgaaACGGTGA
- the LOC120713700 gene encoding wiskott-Aldrich syndrome protein homolog 1-like isoform X6, with protein MESPPSAPASDGFPSPPSAPSPAITLSSIPIHFFGHQRSRTPPLSLAGRAHSPPPLPPLASDDGAACVARRGRGSRPAQPGRGARSPAVSARQPRLLAGGEWAPDGLPPRSRTSAAHPRALLPSSPAEGEAPPPVPTPRTSTASFPFSSAQTEGEGREHAQELGGLLRLGTFCRNSSPTAKSAPPAVHSGGKVELKRRGSLHWTNRWKLVFLIWFLSSGHINSVQHIGWFNVKREIFSIMNMLILHHIVFLSILFTRTPGCSTFLSTEIFHCDRSLLNLMFLGAFWLMKWAWAKLSSF; from the exons ATGGAATCCCCTCCCTCCGCGCCCGCCTCTGATGGATTCCCTTCCCCTCCCTCCGCACCATCACCGGCAATCACGCTATCTTCCATCCCGATCCATTTTTTCGGCCACCAGAGATCACGCACCCCTCCGCTCTCTCTTGCGGGTCGCGCCCACtcacctcctccccttccccctcTCGCCTCCGACGACGGAGCGGCCTGCGTAGCCAGGCGGGGCCGCGGCTCGCGACCAGCACAGCCGGGCAGGGGCGCGCGCAGCCCTGCGGTGAGCGCGCGGCAGCCCCGGTTGCTTGCCGGCGGCGAGTGGGCCCCGGATGGGCTGCCGCCCCGCTCCCGCACCTCCGCTGCGCATCCCCGGGCCCTGCTGCCCTCTTCCCCGGCCGAAGGAGAAGCCCCGCCGCCGGTCCCAACCCCTCGCACATCGACGGCCTCCTTCCCGTTCTCCTCCGCCCAAACCGAAGGTGAAGGTCGGGAGCACGCCCAGGAGCTCGGTGGGCTCCTCCGACTAGGCACATTCTGCCGCAACTCCTCCCCCACGGCCAAGTCTGCACCACCCGCT GTACATTCAGGTGGCAAGGTAGAGTTGAAGAGGAGAGGAAGCTTGCACTGGACAAATAG ATGGAAGTTGGTCTTCCTAATTTGGTTCCTCAGCTCAGGCCATATCAACTCCGTGCAGCACATTGGATGGTTCAACGTGAAAAGGGAAATATTCTCCATCATGAATATGTTAATTCTACACCATATTGTGTTCCTATCGATTTTATTCACGAGAACTCCAGGATGTTCTACATTCCTTTCAA CGGAAATATTTCATTGCGACAGGagccttctcaaccttatgtttCTGGGGGCATTTTGGCTG ATGAAATGGGCTTGGGCAAAACTGTCGAGCTTTTAG